The following are encoded together in the Lactuca sativa cultivar Salinas chromosome 1, Lsat_Salinas_v11, whole genome shotgun sequence genome:
- the LOC111879291 gene encoding dihydroorotate dehydrogenase (quinone), mitochondrial, translated as MTGRFAFRFMKGSLTQKLKQMASPVANPRHYCSSSSSSSSSAKPKLSQSSRKERLLAGAAIGVVGGAYASTLDKETFSGWLFTATKALNPMFALLDPEVAHRLAISAAARGWVPREKRPDQQILGLEVWGRRFSNPIGLAAGFDKNAEAVEGLLGLGFGFVEVGSVTPIPQEGNPKPRMFRLRNEGAIINRCGFNGEGIVAVAERLDTQNSKRKPKKTSTSSNDEVKHGQGILGVNIGKNKTSEDAVADYVQGVHALSQYADYLVINVSSPNTPGLRKLQGRNQLKDLVQKVKAARDEMEWGKVGPPPLLVKIAPDLSKQDLEDIAVVALDLHLDGLIISNTTISRPEAVERNPVSEEGGGLSGKPLFNLSNDILKDMYILTKGKIPLVGCGGVSSGEDAYKKIRAGATLVQLYTAFAYGGPALIPQIKAELAGCLERDGFKSIYDAVGADCR; from the exons ATGACAGGAAGATTTGCATTTAGATTCATGAAAGGATCTTTAACACAAAAGCTAAAACAAATGGCGTCTCCCGTTGCCAATCCTAGGCATtactgttcttcttcttcttcttcttcttcttcagctaAACCTAAACTTTCTCAGTCTTCTAGAAAG GAAAGATTACTTGCAGGAGCTGCAATCGGCGTCGTTGGGGGAGCTTATGCAAGCACTTTGGATAAAGAAACATTCAG TGGGTGGCTATTTACAGCAACAAAAGCTCTCAATCCAATGTTTGCATTATTGGATCCAGAAGTTGCTCACCGTTTAGCTATCTCTGCTGCAGCTCGTGGGTGGGTCCCACGGGAAAAGAGGCCAGATCAGCAAATTTTAGGGCTTGAAGTTTGGGGAAGAAGGTTTTCTAATCCAATAGGACTTGCTGCAGGATTTGATAAAAATGCAGAAGCTGTTGAAGGTTtacttggattagggtttggatTTGTGGAAGTTGGATCAGTTACTCCTATCCCACAAGAGGGCAATCCAAAGCCTCGTATGTTTAGATTGAGAAATGAAGG TGCTATTATTAACAGGTGTGGCTTTAATGGTGAAGGAATAGTTGCTGTTGCAGAAAGATTGGATACTCAAAATAGTAAAAGAAAGCCAAAAAAAACTTCAACTTCTTCAAATGATGAAGTCAAACATGGTCAAGGAATTCTCGGGGTCAATATTGGAAAAAATAAAACAAGTGAAGATGCTGTTGCAGATTATGTACAAGGTGTACATGCTTTGTCCCAATATGCTGACTACTTG GTAATTAATGTTTCATCACCCAATACCCCTGGACTTCGAAAGCTTCAAGGAAGAAATCAATTAAAGGACCTTGTTCAGAAG GTTAAAGCAGCTCGTGATGAAATGGAATGGGGTAAAGTGGGCCCTCCTCCATTGCTTGTAAAAATCGCTCCAGATTTGTCTAAGCAAGATCTTGAAGATATTGCTGTG GTTGCTCTTGATCTCCACTTGGATGGTTTG ATTATATCAAATACAACCATTTCAAGGCCAGAAGCTGTTGAGAGGAATCCGGTGTCAGAGGAAGGTGGTGGACTGAGTGGGAAGCCTCTTTTTAATTTATCAAATGACATCTTAAAGGATATGTATATTTTAACAAAG GGAAAGATTCCTTTGGTTGGCTGTGGAGGTGTAAgcag TGGAGAGGATGCTTACAAGAAAATAAGAGCAGGAGCAACTCTTGTTCAGCTTTATACAGCTTTTGCTTATGGTGGGCCCGCTCTTATACCCCAGATAAAG GCTGAACTTGCAGGTTGCTTAGAAAGGGATGGCTTTAAGTCAATTTATGATGCAGTTGGTGCAGACTGCAGATAA